One genomic segment of Fibrobacter sp. UWB5 includes these proteins:
- the putP gene encoding sodium/proline symporter PutP, protein MVLTVFILYLLMMLGIGFYFSKKANSLNAYYLGNRGMNKWVVAMSAQASDMSGWLLMGLPGAIFVSGFSEAWIGIGLVIGTYFNWKIVGRRLRKYSHFCGDSITLPDFFANRFRDNKGIIRVIASIFILAFFLFYTVSGFVASAKLFGTIFGMNYTTGLIIGAVVVVSYTFMGGFFAVCWTDFIQATMMLIAVIAIPSIIMTGSGGFAATIDAVNAQNPYLLSLFTNATTGKSIGLIALISSLAWGLGYFGMPHILVRFMSIKNAEDIKFSRRVAMTWVTICLGAAIMIAILGRYYVEANGITVADPERIFMILCQTLCHPAVAAILMAAILAAIMSTADSQLLVSASAFSNDLYKHLFRKNASNKEVMWVSRGVVVLITVIAVIVAMQGAPSADGAKQGKSFLDVVMSLVSFAWGGFGATFGPIMLLALFWKRTTLPGAIAGMLVGGITTFVWKFYLSGFSAEIFQIYELVPGFVLSFATIVIVSLCTKAPSKEIQEEFDAVEHTRLSDMKL, encoded by the coding sequence ATGGTCTTAACCGTTTTCATTTTATACCTCTTAATGATGCTTGGCATCGGCTTTTACTTCTCTAAAAAAGCAAACAGCCTGAATGCCTACTACCTCGGTAACCGCGGCATGAACAAGTGGGTCGTGGCCATGTCCGCACAGGCCTCCGACATGAGCGGCTGGCTTTTGATGGGCCTCCCGGGCGCTATCTTCGTGAGCGGGTTTTCCGAAGCGTGGATCGGTATCGGTCTCGTGATCGGCACCTACTTCAACTGGAAAATCGTGGGCCGCAGGCTCCGCAAGTACAGCCACTTCTGCGGAGACTCCATCACACTCCCCGACTTCTTTGCGAACCGTTTCCGCGACAACAAGGGAATCATCCGCGTTATCGCCTCCATCTTCATTCTCGCGTTCTTCCTGTTCTACACGGTTTCGGGCTTTGTGGCTAGCGCAAAACTCTTCGGCACCATCTTCGGCATGAACTACACCACCGGCCTTATCATCGGTGCGGTTGTCGTGGTGAGCTACACCTTCATGGGCGGCTTCTTTGCCGTGTGCTGGACAGACTTTATCCAGGCGACCATGATGCTCATCGCCGTCATCGCGATTCCCTCGATTATCATGACCGGTTCGGGCGGTTTTGCTGCGACCATAGACGCCGTGAACGCACAGAACCCCTACCTGTTGAGCCTGTTCACTAACGCCACCACCGGCAAGTCCATCGGGCTTATCGCCTTGATTTCTAGCCTCGCGTGGGGACTCGGTTATTTTGGCATGCCGCACATCCTGGTGCGCTTCATGAGCATCAAGAACGCCGAAGACATCAAGTTCTCCCGCCGCGTCGCCATGACCTGGGTGACCATCTGCCTCGGTGCCGCCATCATGATTGCCATCCTCGGACGCTACTACGTAGAAGCGAACGGCATTACCGTCGCCGACCCGGAACGCATCTTCATGATTTTGTGCCAGACGCTCTGCCATCCGGCTGTCGCCGCTATCCTCATGGCAGCCATCCTCGCCGCCATCATGAGTACGGCCGACTCCCAGCTGCTGGTTTCGGCTTCTGCCTTCAGTAACGACCTCTACAAGCACCTGTTCCGCAAGAATGCGAGCAACAAGGAAGTCATGTGGGTGAGCCGCGGCGTCGTGGTGCTCATTACGGTTATCGCGGTCATCGTCGCCATGCAGGGGGCGCCCAGCGCCGACGGCGCTAAACAGGGCAAGAGCTTCCTCGATGTCGTGATGAGCCTCGTGAGCTTTGCCTGGGGCGGATTTGGCGCCACCTTCGGTCCGATTATGCTCCTCGCCCTGTTCTGGAAGCGTACCACGCTTCCGGGCGCCATCGCGGGTATGCTGGTGGGCGGCATCACCACCTTCGTGTGGAAGTTCTACCTCTCCGGATTCTCCGCCGAAATCTTCCAGATTTACGAGCTCGTGCCCGGCTTTGTGCTTAGCTTCGCCACCATCGTGATCGTAAGCCTCTGCACCAAAGCCCCCAGCAAGGAGATTCAGGAAGAGTTTGATGCTGTGGAACACACTCGCCTGAGCGATATGAAGCTGTAA